The following coding sequences lie in one Psychrobacter arenosus genomic window:
- a CDS encoding thioesterase family protein produces MDKTKRVPIEVAGAQLVAAFNKTPYLTFNQMEMRFEDDTIRCYLDARRELVGNTHFNILHGGVAATMLDSIAGIVAMLELYRRNQGTLSEQHKKMARLATVDLRVDYLAPGRGKQYIANAEVIRMGRKGCTMRMEMVNDEGKSIAMGIATFAY; encoded by the coding sequence ATGGACAAAACCAAGCGTGTGCCTATCGAAGTGGCGGGCGCGCAATTGGTTGCTGCTTTTAACAAGACCCCTTATCTGACTTTTAATCAGATGGAAATGCGTTTTGAAGACGATACGATTCGCTGTTATTTAGACGCGAGACGCGAGCTGGTCGGCAATACGCATTTCAATATCCTACATGGGGGTGTCGCTGCCACAATGCTAGACAGTATCGCTGGTATTGTTGCTATGTTAGAGCTGTATCGTCGTAATCAAGGTACTTTAAGCGAGCAACATAAAAAAATGGCGCGACTAGCTACCGTAGATTTACGGGTAGACTATCTGGCACCAGGACGCGGCAAGCAATATATCGCTAATGCCGAAGTCATTCGTATGGGCCGTAAAGGCTGCACTATGCGGATGGAAATGGTGAATGACGAAGGCAAAAGCATAGCTATGGGTATTGCTACCTTTGCTTATTAA
- the hemB gene encoding porphobilinogen synthase, with translation MTYTFNRAYPYTRLRRLRFNDNIRAMVREVELHPKHLIAPVFVIEGTNERQAVASMPGVERLSIDLLIEHSKALLSEGVTTIDIFPVLDASLKTPDGKAAYDADGLACRAVAAVKDAVPEMVVMTDVALDPYTSHGQDGVLDETGYVINDDTVDILVEQCLAHARAGADIISPSDMMDGRILAMREALETEGFVNTAIMAYSAKYASAYYGPFRDAVGSAGNLKGGHKKQYQMDFGNRAEALHEVAMDIQEGADMVMIKPGQPYLDLIREVKNTFGVPTFAYQVSGEYAMHMAAIQNGWLTDAVILESLMGFRRAGADGILTYFALEAARQLNAL, from the coding sequence ATGACTTATACTTTTAATCGTGCTTATCCTTATACCCGTCTGCGTCGTCTGCGTTTTAACGACAATATCCGTGCGATGGTGCGTGAGGTTGAGCTCCACCCTAAGCATTTGATTGCGCCGGTTTTCGTCATCGAAGGTACCAATGAGCGCCAAGCGGTCGCGAGTATGCCGGGCGTTGAGCGTCTGTCTATCGATTTGTTGATTGAACACTCAAAGGCGTTACTCAGCGAGGGCGTGACCACGATTGATATCTTCCCAGTACTCGATGCCAGTTTAAAGACGCCGGATGGCAAAGCGGCTTATGATGCCGATGGCCTAGCTTGCCGTGCGGTTGCTGCGGTCAAAGACGCGGTACCTGAAATGGTCGTGATGACCGATGTGGCACTCGACCCGTATACTTCGCATGGTCAAGATGGCGTACTGGATGAGACCGGTTACGTAATCAATGATGATACGGTCGATATCTTAGTGGAGCAGTGTTTGGCTCACGCGCGTGCAGGTGCCGATATCATCTCGCCGAGTGATATGATGGATGGTCGTATCTTGGCTATGCGTGAAGCGTTAGAGACAGAAGGCTTTGTGAATACCGCAATTATGGCTTATTCCGCTAAATATGCCTCTGCTTATTACGGTCCTTTCCGTGATGCGGTAGGCAGTGCCGGCAACCTAAAAGGCGGCCATAAAAAACAGTACCAAATGGATTTCGGTAACCGTGCCGAAGCGTTGCATGAAGTGGCGATGGATATTCAGGAAGGTGCTGATATGGTTATGATTAAGCCAGGTCAACCGTACCTAGACCTGATTCGCGAAGTCAAAAATACCTTTGGCGTGCCGACTTTCGCTTACCAAGTCTCTGGCGAATACGCGATGCACATGGCGGCTATTCAAAATGGTTGGCTCACCGATGCGGTTATTTTGGAGTCGTTAATGGGCTTCCGCCGTGCGGGTGCTGATGGTATCTTGACCTATTTTGCTTTAGAAGCTGCACGTCAATTAAACGCTCTATAA
- a CDS encoding OmpW/AlkL family protein — MKRHALLIAAATVCTMTLATSAIAAPAGSWTVGVGAGYVMPTDDNGSLVNDTLKVDLDSDTRPTLTGEYFFAENIGVEVLAALPFHHDMTLTDAAGNVIKAKTQHLPPTVSLQYHFDNMNTMVKPFVGVGVNYTTFFKERIYLNESSLKVKDSVGVAGHIGVDFPIAARDAVRVDARYINIEPDVELNGNDIGTVDINPWVFGVSYIKSF, encoded by the coding sequence ATGAAACGCCACGCATTATTAATCGCTGCTGCGACTGTTTGTACTATGACTTTGGCCACTTCTGCTATAGCCGCCCCTGCTGGGTCATGGACCGTAGGCGTTGGTGCAGGCTATGTGATGCCGACCGATGACAATGGCTCTTTAGTCAACGATACTTTAAAAGTTGATCTCGATTCTGATACCCGTCCTACTTTAACGGGCGAATATTTTTTTGCGGAAAATATCGGCGTAGAAGTCCTTGCCGCGCTACCGTTTCATCATGATATGACTTTGACTGATGCGGCTGGTAACGTCATCAAAGCTAAAACTCAGCATCTGCCCCCTACGGTTTCTTTGCAATATCATTTTGATAATATGAATACTATGGTTAAGCCATTCGTCGGTGTGGGTGTGAACTATACGACGTTCTTTAAAGAGCGCATTTACCTGAATGAGTCTAGCTTAAAGGTGAAAGATAGCGTTGGCGTAGCCGGTCATATCGGTGTGGATTTCCCAATCGCAGCTCGTGATGCTGTGCGTGTTGATGCCCGCTATATCAACATCGAGCCAGACGTAGAATTAAATGGTAATGATATTGGTACTGTAGACATTAACCCTTGGGTATTTGGCGTGTCTTATATCAAAAGCTTCTAG
- a CDS encoding UvrD-helicase domain-containing protein codes for MSQLNPKQQEAMTYVSGPLLVLAGAGSGKTSVITQKIAYLIEQCDVPAERITAMTFTNKAAREMKARVSKLLPSEKTRGLTVSTFHQFGLQFLRYELLHTPLKGNFSIMDSDDSKRLLMELMMRDNLSGAESRELVGKAIKFISDWKNDLIDPDKAMETLEDPEDMIFATLYALYERNLRAYNAVDFDDLIVLPAKILRDSPQLRDKWQNRIRYLLVDEYQDTNTAQYELIKLVVGVQGRFTVVGDDDQSIYAWRGAKPENMALLKEDYPKLKVVKLEQNYRSTSRILNAANTVIRNNEHLFEKALWSDKGEGEKIRIINCRNDDDESERVAKEIVTHKLRYGNEWEDYAVLYRSNFQARMLEAQLRQLQVPYKLSGGQSFFARSEIKDIMGYLRLILNPEDDSAFLRIINTPKRGMGPATLEKLGLFAQEHNISLLAACTHGGLIHTLPSKAHGTLKEFGDFIEHYTRELDQEPDPIPIVRQMVDETGYIDVVRSEAKTPQQEKNRIDNIEMLYTSIQSLINRAEDDEDRTIDAVIRKLILLDMLEQQQEEENTNKVNLMTLHAAKGLEFNNVYIMGLEEELLPHRNSIMEESVEEERRLMYVGITRARKELTLTLAAQRRGGGQMRPTTESRFLEELPEEHLDWPAKVKKKQSQKDPQKVADEYLANIRAMLKGKK; via the coding sequence ATGAGCCAACTTAACCCCAAACAACAAGAAGCCATGACCTACGTATCGGGTCCCCTTCTCGTATTGGCAGGCGCCGGCTCAGGCAAGACTTCCGTGATTACCCAAAAGATTGCTTATCTGATCGAGCAGTGTGACGTGCCGGCTGAGCGCATTACCGCCATGACCTTTACTAATAAGGCAGCGCGTGAGATGAAAGCTCGCGTTAGCAAATTGCTACCGAGTGAAAAGACCCGCGGCCTGACGGTCTCGACGTTTCACCAATTTGGCCTACAATTTTTACGCTACGAGCTGTTGCATACTCCGCTTAAAGGTAACTTCTCCATCATGGACTCCGACGACAGCAAACGCCTGCTGATGGAGCTAATGATGCGCGATAACCTTTCAGGTGCTGAGAGTCGTGAGCTGGTCGGTAAAGCTATCAAATTTATCTCGGATTGGAAAAACGATCTTATCGATCCGGATAAAGCGATGGAAACTTTAGAAGACCCTGAAGACATGATTTTTGCGACGCTCTACGCCCTTTATGAGCGTAATTTGCGCGCTTATAACGCGGTCGACTTTGATGACCTAATTGTCCTGCCCGCCAAGATTTTGCGCGATAGTCCGCAGCTGCGTGATAAATGGCAAAACCGTATTCGTTACCTATTGGTCGATGAGTATCAAGATACCAACACCGCCCAGTACGAGCTCATCAAGCTGGTCGTTGGCGTGCAAGGTCGCTTTACTGTGGTTGGGGACGATGACCAATCCATCTATGCTTGGCGCGGTGCTAAACCTGAAAACATGGCGTTGCTCAAAGAAGATTACCCCAAACTCAAAGTCGTTAAACTCGAGCAAAATTACCGCTCAACCAGCCGTATCTTAAACGCGGCTAACACCGTCATTCGTAATAATGAGCATTTATTCGAAAAAGCGCTGTGGTCAGATAAAGGCGAAGGTGAAAAGATTCGGATCATTAATTGCCGTAACGATGACGATGAGTCTGAACGCGTGGCGAAAGAAATCGTCACTCATAAACTGCGCTATGGCAATGAGTGGGAAGATTACGCGGTTCTGTATCGCAGTAACTTTCAGGCGCGTATGTTGGAGGCGCAACTGCGTCAATTGCAGGTGCCCTATAAGCTCTCTGGTGGTCAGTCGTTCTTTGCCCGTAGTGAAATCAAAGACATCATGGGCTACCTACGGCTGATTTTGAATCCTGAAGATGACAGTGCCTTTTTGCGCATTATCAATACACCGAAACGTGGTATGGGTCCAGCGACCCTAGAGAAATTGGGGTTGTTTGCGCAAGAGCATAATATCTCGCTACTGGCGGCTTGTACTCATGGCGGTTTAATCCATACTTTGCCGAGTAAAGCGCATGGTACGTTGAAAGAGTTTGGTGATTTTATCGAGCACTATACCCGTGAGCTCGATCAAGAGCCGGATCCTATCCCTATCGTCCGCCAAATGGTGGATGAAACTGGCTATATCGATGTGGTGAGAAGCGAGGCAAAAACTCCGCAGCAAGAGAAAAACCGTATTGATAATATCGAGATGCTCTATACCAGTATCCAGTCGCTCATCAACCGTGCCGAGGACGATGAAGACCGCACCATTGATGCGGTGATTCGTAAATTGATATTGCTCGATATGTTGGAGCAGCAGCAGGAAGAAGAAAATACCAACAAGGTTAACCTCATGACTCTTCATGCTGCCAAGGGTCTCGAATTTAATAACGTCTATATCATGGGGTTAGAAGAAGAGCTGCTGCCGCATCGTAACTCTATTATGGAAGAGTCGGTGGAAGAAGAGCGTCGCCTCATGTACGTGGGGATTACCCGTGCCCGTAAAGAGTTAACGCTAACTTTGGCCGCTCAACGCCGCGGTGGTGGGCAGATGCGCCCGACTACCGAAAGCCGCTTTTTGGAAGAGTTGCCCGAGGAGCATCTGGATTGGCCTGCCAAAGTGAAAAAGAAACAGTCGCAAAAAGACCCACAAAAAGTCGCGGATGAATACCTAGCCAATATTCGTGCGATGCTAAAGGGTAAGAAATAA
- the mgtE gene encoding magnesium transporter: protein MTTAQAPSQPVLNAPTYNAEDKLITLQSLVAERSTEGIAAFLAEQSQYEIANLLQSFPSEDRQRIWAQVPVDLKGEVLAEVEEDIRQPLMRNISSQEISVLAQDLDAQDISEILDAVSERVRANVMATLDEDVRIQVNQLNTYEDWEVGSYMDPDIIQIHDDITLAEVQAWLRLDEDLLDDQSQELLVVDQSQQLLGLLSLVDLIKHPQDTKVSELIDPAVTINDRMDIQDAASIFRSEDIRYAPIINEHGELVGQLNGEDIMEIIQDDVDSTMKHLAGVSDDEELFAPILTSAKSRSIWLGINLGTALLAAAVIGQFEAVLSKVVALAVLMPVVASMGGIAGSQTLTVVIRGLAMGQIGGSNRWWLFNKELWVGAINGIIWALIMAGIAQIWFHDIKISMVIGCAIAINMTAANSSGIAIPLMLKRMNIDPALSASVILTTVTDIVGFLSFLGLASILIL, encoded by the coding sequence ATGACTACTGCTCAAGCCCCGTCTCAACCTGTTCTTAACGCGCCGACTTATAACGCGGAAGACAAACTTATTACCCTGCAGTCTCTGGTAGCGGAGCGCTCGACCGAGGGTATTGCAGCGTTTTTGGCGGAGCAGTCCCAGTACGAAATTGCCAACTTATTACAGTCCTTCCCTAGTGAAGACCGCCAACGCATTTGGGCGCAAGTCCCGGTGGACCTTAAAGGGGAAGTACTCGCAGAAGTCGAAGAAGATATTCGCCAACCGTTGATGCGCAATATTTCCTCACAAGAGATTTCAGTACTAGCGCAAGACCTGGATGCGCAGGATATTTCAGAGATTCTAGATGCGGTATCTGAGCGCGTCCGTGCCAACGTCATGGCGACGCTCGATGAAGATGTGCGGATTCAGGTTAATCAACTGAATACCTATGAAGATTGGGAAGTCGGCAGCTATATGGATCCGGATATCATCCAGATTCATGACGATATTACCTTGGCAGAAGTACAAGCTTGGTTACGCCTTGACGAAGACCTGCTCGATGACCAGAGCCAAGAGCTGCTAGTGGTTGATCAAAGCCAACAGTTGCTAGGACTGCTCAGCTTAGTGGATTTGATTAAGCACCCACAAGACACTAAAGTCTCGGAGCTGATTGATCCTGCCGTGACCATTAACGACCGGATGGATATCCAAGACGCTGCCTCTATTTTTCGCTCAGAAGATATTCGCTATGCCCCTATTATTAATGAGCATGGTGAGTTGGTCGGTCAGCTCAACGGTGAAGACATCATGGAAATTATACAAGACGATGTCGACAGTACGATGAAGCATTTGGCGGGGGTTAGCGATGATGAAGAGCTGTTTGCACCGATTTTAACCAGCGCGAAAAGCCGCAGTATTTGGCTAGGGATTAACCTCGGTACCGCTTTATTAGCCGCTGCGGTGATTGGTCAGTTTGAAGCAGTATTGTCAAAAGTAGTGGCGCTAGCCGTATTAATGCCGGTCGTGGCCAGCATGGGTGGTATCGCGGGTAGCCAAACCTTAACGGTAGTCATTCGTGGTTTAGCAATGGGTCAAATCGGGGGGTCCAACCGTTGGTGGCTGTTTAATAAAGAGTTGTGGGTCGGCGCTATCAATGGAATTATTTGGGCGTTAATCATGGCGGGTATTGCACAAATTTGGTTCCATGATATCAAGATTAGTATGGTTATCGGTTGTGCCATCGCGATTAATATGACGGCGGCAAACTCTTCAGGGATTGCTATCCCGCTAATGCTAAAACGGATGAATATTGACCCCGCCCTCTCAGCCTCAGTGATTTTAACGACCGTTACTGATATTGTTGGCTTCTTATCCTTCTTAGGGCTCGCCAGCATTTTAATTCTATAA
- the dut gene encoding dUTP diphosphatase — translation MNSVQVKILNPKIGTDPDFPLPTRATDGSAAIDLRACIDEPIAIKAGETQLIGTGIAVYIADPNYAGIILPRSGLGHKHGIVLGNLVGLIDADYQGELMVSVWNRSDMDFILQPAERMAQYMVVPVIRPTFAVVEEFSDLSERGAGGFGHSGRQ, via the coding sequence ATGAACAGCGTTCAAGTCAAAATTCTTAACCCAAAAATTGGTACTGACCCTGACTTTCCATTACCAACTCGCGCTACCGATGGCTCTGCCGCTATCGATTTACGTGCTTGTATTGACGAGCCTATCGCGATTAAAGCAGGTGAAACCCAATTAATTGGTACGGGCATTGCCGTTTATATCGCTGATCCCAATTACGCCGGTATTATCCTACCTCGTTCAGGTTTAGGACATAAGCACGGTATCGTGTTGGGCAACTTAGTTGGGCTAATAGATGCTGATTATCAAGGCGAACTAATGGTCAGCGTCTGGAACCGTAGCGATATGGATTTTATCCTACAGCCGGCTGAGCGTATGGCGCAATATATGGTTGTGCCGGTGATCCGTCCTACTTTTGCTGTGGTAGAAGAGTTTAGTGACCTTAGCGAACGTGGTGCTGGTGGCTTTGGTCATTCAGGTCGTCAGTAA
- a CDS encoding phosphohexomutase domain-containing protein, whose protein sequence is MPTQPYSSQRCLFKAYDIRGERALFSDRFIKELSEVFTEKLLLAAPAAVVIGHDVREGSAAIAQQFLETLQAAGIATVWLGMVTTPIMAFWAHQYDGYGIIATASHSPVNINGIKWLWDGESPSSDDIMALYEALLQRPKPGAVAALNGGALDSSTLESAILDSNPLKTDNSSAEDTLFPHTLNAATVAGTYFTGMATALRYIQQTNSRSSQQISSQNTRFKIVIDCLNGATGPFAYSLFAQFSDLCSDVIVLNATPDGSFPKGNPDPTESGRLHELQQAVIHHKADIGFSFDGDGDRLAVVDGQGHPVASDHLLYLLAQIAIVERDPNATQHSASSLSHTNADNNTNVDVEPLSASRPAVLFDVKCSHHLPLLIDQIGGQPKMSKTGSSIMRKTLQAGDNQVIFAGELSGHFLFNDGYFVLHDDAMYAAVRLLNWLSRQSLYLTDIVARLPSMVNTPDVYLPLPRIEYTGTHQQSVLQKLSNLCHQLISCCPSDFNSVLASQGQSATLTDANTMGLPSNTRLTCIDGIRLDFATGFGVIRPSNTSHSITVRFAGNTMADLRAIQQRFVALCQHIDGGLADEIAKIRPSG, encoded by the coding sequence TTGCCCACTCAACCTTATTCGTCTCAGCGCTGTTTATTCAAAGCCTACGATATTCGTGGTGAGCGGGCATTGTTTTCAGACCGTTTTATCAAAGAATTAAGCGAAGTATTTACTGAGAAATTGCTACTAGCAGCGCCTGCCGCCGTCGTCATAGGTCATGATGTGCGCGAAGGGAGCGCAGCTATCGCTCAACAGTTTTTAGAGACTTTGCAAGCGGCTGGGATTGCTACGGTTTGGTTAGGAATGGTCACTACCCCAATCATGGCGTTTTGGGCACACCAATATGACGGCTACGGCATCATTGCTACCGCCAGCCATTCTCCGGTTAACATTAATGGTATTAAGTGGTTATGGGACGGAGAGTCACCCAGTAGTGACGATATTATGGCGCTATATGAAGCGTTATTGCAGCGTCCTAAACCGGGGGCTGTGGCTGCCTTAAATGGTGGCGCTTTAGACTCAAGCACTTTAGAATCAGCCATTCTGGATTCAAACCCTTTAAAAACAGATAACTCTTCTGCAGAAGACACGCTATTTCCGCATACTCTTAATGCTGCTACCGTAGCTGGCACCTATTTTACTGGTATGGCTACAGCGCTACGTTATATTCAGCAGACCAATTCACGGTCTAGCCAGCAGATCTCTAGTCAAAACACTCGCTTTAAGATTGTTATTGATTGCCTAAATGGGGCTACAGGGCCTTTTGCCTATAGCTTATTCGCCCAGTTTTCTGACTTATGCAGCGACGTCATCGTCCTAAACGCTACCCCTGACGGCAGCTTTCCCAAAGGCAATCCCGATCCAACTGAATCTGGGCGTCTACATGAGTTACAGCAAGCGGTAATACATCATAAGGCAGATATTGGGTTTAGTTTTGACGGCGATGGCGATCGTCTAGCGGTTGTGGATGGTCAAGGGCATCCCGTGGCTTCAGACCATCTGCTCTATCTATTGGCCCAAATTGCTATTGTTGAGCGCGATCCAAACGCTACCCAGCATTCTGCATCTTCCCTATCTCATACCAATGCTGATAACAATACCAATGTTGATGTTGAACCGCTATCTGCTAGCCGCCCTGCCGTCCTGTTTGATGTGAAATGCTCGCACCATTTGCCTCTATTGATTGACCAAATCGGTGGTCAACCTAAGATGAGCAAGACGGGTAGCAGCATCATGCGCAAGACGCTACAGGCGGGCGATAATCAGGTGATATTTGCCGGCGAGCTGTCCGGCCATTTCTTATTTAACGATGGCTATTTTGTTTTACACGACGATGCGATGTACGCGGCAGTTAGACTACTCAACTGGTTAAGCCGACAGTCTTTATATTTGACAGATATCGTGGCGCGCCTACCCAGTATGGTGAATACCCCCGATGTGTATTTACCGCTGCCACGGATTGAATATACGGGCACCCATCAGCAGTCGGTCTTACAAAAGCTCTCAAATCTGTGTCATCAGCTGATATCTTGCTGCCCTAGTGATTTCAACTCAGTCTTAGCGAGCCAAGGGCAATCGGCCACGCTCACTGACGCTAACACTATGGGCTTGCCGAGTAATACACGGCTGACTTGCATCGATGGTATTCGTTTAGATTTTGCTACGGGTTTTGGCGTTATTCGCCCCTCGAACACTAGCCATAGCATTACCGTGCGTTTTGCGGGCAATACCATGGCCGATTTACGCGCTATCCAACAGCGTTTTGTAGCATTATGCCAACATATTGATGGCGGATTGGCAGATGAGATAGCCAAGATACGTCCAAGCGGTTAA
- the argB gene encoding acetylglutamate kinase: MSLNFAEAKTTAEVLTTALPYIQRFEDKIIVVKYGGNAMTDPALESSFARDIVLLKTVGLHPVVVHGGGPQVDNLLKELGRQSDRIDGMRVTDKATMDVVEMVLGGSVNKSIVSLISKHGGRAIGLTGKDANLIQAKKLLMNKTDAEGNVKEIDLGYVGEVVSVNKEVIMMLINSNFIPVIAPLGVDSEGNTYNINADLVAGKVAEFLQAEKLLLLTNIKGVLGRDGEVVTGLTPKKVDELIKEEVISGGMIPKIQCALDAVRSGVKSAVIVDGRVPNATLLEIFTNEGVGTLISRDLDAALS, from the coding sequence ATGTCGCTAAACTTTGCCGAAGCCAAAACCACAGCCGAAGTCCTAACCACTGCCCTACCTTATATCCAGCGCTTTGAAGATAAGATTATCGTCGTTAAATATGGCGGCAATGCCATGACCGACCCAGCTTTAGAGAGCTCATTTGCGCGCGATATCGTCTTATTAAAAACCGTCGGCTTACACCCCGTCGTTGTACACGGTGGTGGTCCACAAGTAGATAATTTACTAAAAGAATTAGGCCGTCAGTCCGATCGTATCGATGGCATGCGCGTGACCGACAAAGCCACTATGGATGTGGTTGAAATGGTCCTGGGTGGTAGCGTCAATAAGTCTATCGTGAGCCTAATCAGTAAGCATGGCGGTCGCGCTATTGGCCTAACCGGCAAAGATGCTAATTTAATCCAAGCCAAAAAACTGCTGATGAATAAAACCGATGCAGAAGGCAATGTCAAAGAAATCGATTTGGGCTATGTGGGAGAAGTGGTCAGCGTCAATAAAGAAGTCATTATGATGTTGATTAATTCCAACTTTATCCCAGTTATTGCGCCATTAGGCGTAGATAGCGAAGGCAATACTTATAATATTAATGCGGACTTAGTCGCGGGCAAGGTCGCTGAGTTTTTGCAAGCGGAAAAGTTACTACTGCTGACCAATATTAAGGGCGTATTGGGTAGAGACGGCGAAGTGGTCACCGGCCTGACCCCTAAAAAAGTTGATGAATTAATCAAAGAAGAGGTTATCTCTGGCGGTATGATTCCAAAGATTCAATGTGCTCTGGATGCCGTCCGTAGTGGCGTAAAAAGTGCCGTTATCGTTGACGGTCGCGTGCCCAATGCGACTTTATTAGAGATTTTTACGAATGAGGGGGTTGGCACGTTAATCAGTCGTGATTTGGACGCGGCATTAAGCTAA
- a CDS encoding arsenate reductase, protein MTITIYGIKSCNSMKKAFTKLDELGVPYEFHDYKKQGIDKESVQRWVDSLGIDKVLNKRGTTWRKLSDEQKAAADADQNTAIELMLANTSMIKRPLIEGEHNGSTVVFCGFDEAEFDTVFG, encoded by the coding sequence ATGACCATCACTATCTACGGTATTAAGTCTTGCAACAGTATGAAAAAAGCCTTTACCAAGCTGGACGAGCTTGGCGTACCCTACGAGTTTCATGATTATAAAAAACAAGGGATTGATAAAGAAAGTGTGCAACGTTGGGTGGACAGCTTAGGCATAGACAAAGTGTTAAATAAACGCGGCACGACTTGGCGCAAACTAAGCGATGAGCAAAAAGCCGCAGCGGATGCGGATCAAAATACCGCGATTGAGCTTATGCTAGCCAATACCAGTATGATTAAACGCCCGTTAATAGAAGGCGAGCATAATGGCAGTACAGTAGTGTTTTGTGGCTTTGACGAAGCGGAATTTGACACAGTTTTTGGCTAG